Below is a genomic region from Fulvia fulva chromosome 5, complete sequence.
CCAGCAGTAGCAAAGGTCTTGCGTGGAAGAGCAGCGATAGTAGTAGCAGATGCCGGTCGTGTTGGGACGCTCACGCTGCTGGGATCCATTGCTTCCGCCCAGTGCTCGTAGTGGTCATCGTCACGGTCGTCGTCGGTCTCTTCGTCCTCTTCCGGCATATCATCGAAGTGCATACCCCTACAAACAGAAGGGTGTTAGCCATAGTCGAGAACCACGCGGCAGTGTCTTAGACCGTAGTATGAATGGTGGACGAAGCGCGTCGTCCAGCGCATGCCTCGCTCGCGCATTCCGCTAGGTCTAAGCCACTGCCCGATATCTTGTACCGTTTGTGCAGTAACTTACCATTCACGCTCATCGAACTGCTGGAAGCTGTAGCCAAGCTCGAAACGGCGACGCTGGTTGAGGTCGCCCAGGAACTCGACAATGGCGCCCACATCTGGAACAGCTGTGAGCAGGAATGTGGCTTGCAGTTCTTGTTGTTTCTTGCAGAGTTCATCGCCGATGCAGACCGGACACACAGTTGGCTGCAGCCATGCGGGAACCGAAACACCGGTGGAGAGAACGGGAGGGTCGTAGTCGGCGATCATGTCAACCAGATCTTGCATGCTTTGGAGGTAGCCATTGATACAGCCGGTAATGCAGCGAGTATGTGGATTTGCAGTGCGAAAGGTGGGATCGGTGTAGCGAACGACATCTCCGGTCGGCCTGACAGTAAGGCGGAAAGTTTCGTCGGTGGCGATGTCAATGATGCGGGAAGTATTGGGGCAGTCTTTGCCACATGTAGGTGGATGTTGGTGAACCACCTTCTTGCCGTAGATCTGGTAAGTGTGGCCAGTAGCGTCAGCGGACGTCTTGTGCGAGTATTGTAGGTGAGAGAGCTGGAGGTCGACGATGCTGTCGTTTGTGTCTGTGGTAATGTGCGACACGGCGTACACCCGTGGTGGTGTGGCCGAGATGTCGGAGAGAGATGTATGGCTCGAGGCGTTGGCGACACTCCTATCACTGCTCTCGTTGCCACTCTGGCTGATGCTGTCCTCATCGTCGCCCTGATTCTGCTCATTCTCACCATCATGTGATTCGTCACCTGCGGCCTGCTCAGTACTGTCTTCAGCACCCTCTCCACCCTCGCTCTCCGAGTCAGAATCATCCTCGTTGTCCTCGTCGCCTTCGCCGTCCCCATTGTAGACTGGTACGAAGACCTTCTCGACGTAGATGAGGTCGCCAATTTGGATGCCTTGTAGAGCGGCGCGCTGCAGCTCGGACAACTCTGTGATACCGGCCATGTTTGTGGTGGTAGTCTTGCTGCGACGTATGTTGAACAGCCAAGAGGTCAGCTTTACAAGGGGAGAAAGTGTGGTCATTCGTAAGGCGGTGCAGGGTCTAGGGGTGTGGTTGTAGTGTTGTGGATACAGGAAGTGCGAAGTGAAGCTCGAATCGGCTAGAAGCGTTCAATAACGCTAGTGGCGCGGGTGAGGGCAGGGATGCTGCGGCTGCATGTGAATTCTCGTGGCTGCGTGCTTGTGCTTTTCGCGCGGCTTGATTCGATCTCGACGGCGGGCAGCAGGCGGCGGTAATCAGTCGTGCGACTGCTGGCCCTGCTGATGTATTTCCTTGTCCCGCGATGCGATATCTGTATCAGCTGATTTGGTTCAAGTGCGGTATCCAAGCCTCACTCGAGGGTGTCAGTGACAACAAGCAGGAAAGTCCTGGCGCAAAGATTGCACGTGCGAAGAGCGACCTCTTGACGTTGACTCACTCGTCGGCGCTGAGTGGCCGAAGGGAAGAAACAACAGAAACATCGAAGCGCTGAGATGAAGTCGAGAGTGGCGAGAGTGGCGCCTGGCGGGGCCCACTTTCCAGGCACCAAATGCAACAGCACACGTCTCTGCACTCTGTACAACTCATTTCATTGACACATGCGCGCTTCTTCACTCACTTACAGCGCGCCTAGTTCCTTAAGCTTCGATATCAGCCCATCGACGTCCTCGACCTTGCCTCCTCCCTCTCGAGGCGCCGGCTCGGCTACCTTTACATGCTTCAGCCGCTTCGTCGCGTCGATGCCGTAATCCGCCATAGTCTTCTTCTCGAGCGGCTTCTTCTTCGCCTTCATGATGTTGGGCAAGCTGGCGTACCTCGGCTCGTTCAGTCTCAGGTCGGTGGTAATGATCATGGGCAGCTTTGTCTTCAGCGTCTCCACACCGCCATCCACTTCTCTCGTCACAGTCACGTGGTCTCCGTCGATCTCAACCTGGCTCGCCGATGTCGCTTGAGGCCAGTTTAGAAGTCCTGCAAGCATTTGTCCGGTCTGGTTCGCATCGTCGTCGATGCTCTGCTTGCCCAGGATCACCAGGTTCCGGTCTTCTTGCTCCACGACCTTCTGCAACAGTTTCGCCACGCCCAGCGGCTCCAGCTCTGTCTTCTCTTCCACAACATGGATGCCTCTATCCGCACCCATCGCCATTGCTGTGCGAATGATATCTTGGCTCTTTGCTGGACCAGCGGAGAATGCGAGTATGTCTTCCACtggcttcttcttctccCGCATCCGGACCGCCTCCTCGATCGATAGCTCGTCGAATGGGTTCATGCTGTGCTTGACATTTCGTTCGACGTCCGTCTGCGCTTTGTTGACTCGTGGTTTGACCTGAGGGAAGTGGTCAGTCTACTGGTCGAAGGTCGTGCCTGCGGCACATTCTTACGGCATAGTCGATCACGCGCTTGACTGGCACTAATATCCTGAGCTTGGTCGCCATCTTTACGAAACAACACTATCGGTGTTGGAAGAACAATGGTCACTGGAGCAAGAAGTGTAGACGTCAGCAGGAGCTTTGCGATCTCGGCTCAGTTGTCCGCAAAGCCGAGGTGAGCAAGTGACCCGGTTTGCCCGTGTCGTGTCCCACACTCCCAGACAACACCACGATGGCGATCAACAACAGCAACAAGTCATCAACCTCATCTTCCTATCTCCCTCGACGACTTCACATGCGACGCAATACAAGACTGCATGACCAGATCAGGAGCACTACCTAGACGTACACCTCGACGAGCATCCGCAATAAAGGCAACTCTCGGAGCCGCCAGGAGCAGGAGCAGATGACCGGCAGTAGCACAAGAGCCTTCGCATCGTACAATTCACTTATGCCCGATGTCACGTCCTGTCTGTAGCACCACATGTTGTCCAGCAAGTCCAGTCCACCTCAGAGCTCTTCTAATGTCTCCATCATCTGCTCACGTCTATGCAACGTCCCCGAACACGCCGGCAGGGGAACCGGCGCCTTTGGCCGAGCTCTCACCTCGTCTTCGGCACTAAAGCCAAGAATCAACAAAAAGCAAACCAGACGACGAACATCCGGCTCCAGATGCAAAAAGAATTCCGACACGGGGAATTGAACCTGATTGCTGTCAGTTACACAGCTTTGGACGGCAGGGAGAGATTAAATGCTCACCCCGGCCACCTGTGGGCTATCATGTTCGCATAGCGAAGACATGAGAGACAGGTATCCTGCTGCTGTTAGTCCAACAGCTATGGACGGCAAGGTGAGATTGGATGCTTACCTAGCCACTAGACCATATCGGATACCACGAATCCGTGGTATAGCGCAAGTTTTGTCGCCGATTATATAGCCTGTAAAAACCACGGCTAGGTGGTCCAGAATGTCCAGAGCAGGGCTGAAAATTGCTGCTACCAAGGTACATCCACCGTGCACTTCACACCACAACCTCAACACA
It encodes:
- a CDS encoding E3 ubiquitin-protein ligase — protein: MTTLSPLVKLTSWLFNIRRSKTTTTNMAGITELSELQRAALQGIQIGDLIYVEKVFVPVYNGDGEGDEDNEDDSDSESEGGEGAEDSTEQAAGDESHDGENEQNQGDDEDSISQSGNESSDRSVANASSHTSLSDISATPPRVYAVSHITTDTNDSIVDLQLSHLQYSHKTSADATGHTYQIYGKKVVHQHPPTCGKDCPNTSRIIDIATDETFRLTVRPTGDVVRYTDPTFRTANPHTRCITGCINGYLQSMQDLVDMIADYDPPVLSTGVSVPAWLQPTVCPVCIGDELCKKQQELQATFLLTAVPDVGAIVEFLGDLNQRRRFELGYSFQQFDEREWGMHFDDMPEEDEETDDDRDDDHYEHWAEAMDPSSVSVPTRPASATTIAALPRKTFATAGLAEGTQCPVCIEKIEDEAVLTELPCGHVHFHQVCIATWLQQFNTCPTCREQVPEVAEPEVEHANGQVNHTIDGEDVVMSDA
- a CDS encoding Electron transfer flavoprotein subunit beta, with amino-acid sequence MATKLRILVPVKRVIDYAVKPRVNKAQTDVERNVKHSMNPFDELSIEEAVRMREKKKPVEDILAFSAGPAKSQDIIRTAMAMGADRGIHVVEEKTELEPLGVAKLLQKVVEQEDRNLVILGKQSIDDDANQTGQMLAGLLNWPQATSASQVEIDGDHVTVTREVDGGVETLKTKLPMIITTDLRLNEPRYASLPNIMKAKKKPLEKKTMADYGIDATKRLKHVKVAEPAPREGGGKVEDVDGLISKLKELGAL